A region of Triplophysa dalaica isolate WHDGS20190420 chromosome 18, ASM1584641v1, whole genome shotgun sequence DNA encodes the following proteins:
- the LOC130439774 gene encoding glycerol-3-phosphate acyltransferase 4-like isoform X4 produces MVMVTYIFLFQWATLRIERGAKEKKHLLYKTNANGIIAKEPTSLEEELKEIRQNGCNRKLKGPTTIIGHTPTSSEYEMSDIFYFFRRGIESIVDDEVTKCFTAEELESWNLLTRSNYNFQHISTRLTVLWGLGVVIRYGFLLPLRLTLAVTGVSLLVFFTTLIGLLPNGRLKCLLSEKVHLMCYRICVRALTAIIMYHHSENKPKNGGICVANHTSPIDVIILASDGCYAMVGQIHGGLMGIIQRSMVKACPHIWFERSEVKDRHLVAKRLSDHVKDKTKLPILIFPEGTCINNTSVMMFKKGSFEIGSTVYPVAIKYDPRFGEAFWNSSKFGMVNYLLRMMSSWAIVCSVWYLPPMTRQEGEDAVHFANRVKAAIARQGGLVDLLWDGGLKREKVKDTFKEEQQKLYSKILVGVHEDRSRS; encoded by the exons ATGGTTATGGTTACTTACATCTTCCTTTTCCAG TGGGCCACATTGAGGATAGAAAGAGGAGCTAAGGAAAAGAAGCATCTTTTGTACAAGACTAATGCTAATG GCATCATTGCCAAAGAACCTACCTCGCTGGAAGAAGAGCTCAAAGAGATTCGGCAGAACGGCTGCAATCGAAAGCTGAAGGGGCCCACCACCATCATAGGCCACACCCCTACCTCCTCAGAGTACGAAATGTCAGACATCTTTTACTTTTTCCGGCGAGGGATTGAAAGCATTGTAGATGATGAGGTCACCAAATGTTTTACGGCGGAGGAACTTGAGTCATGGAACCTGTTGACTAGAAGCAACTATAACTTCCAGCACATCAGCACAAGACTGACGGTGCTGTGGGGTCTTGGAGTTGTCATTCGTTATGGCTTTCTTCTGCCTCTCAG GTTAACACTAGCAGTCACAGGAGTCAGCCTGCTGGTATTCTTTACCACCCTGATTGGTCTTTTGCCCAATGGCAG GCTGAAATGTTTACTCAGTGAGAAAGTGCACCTGATGTGTTATCGTATATGTGTGAGAGCGCTGACCGCTATCATCATGTACCATCACAG TGAAAATAAACCCAAGAATGGAGGCATCTGTGTCGCCAACCACACATCACCCATAGATGTCATTATACTAGCCAGTGACGGATGCTATGCAAtg GTTGGTCAAATCCACGGAGGGTTGATGGGGATAATTCAAAGGTCCATGGTAAAAGCTTGTCCACACATCTGGTTTGAACGGTCAGAAGTCAAAGATCGCCACCTGGTGGCTAAAAG GTTGAGCGATCATGTAAAAGACAAAACCAAACTGCCCATCCTAATTTTTCCAGAGG GTACCTGCATTAATAACACATCCGTGATGATGTTTAAGAAAGGAAGCTTTGAAATTGGTTCTACTGTTTACCCAGTTGCCATAAAG tatgacCCAAGGTTTGGCGAGGCGTTCTGGAACAGCAGTAAGTTTGGGATGGTGAATTATCTGCTCCGCATGATGAGCAGCTGGGCGATCGTCTGCAGCGTGTGGTACCTGCCTCCCATGACCCGTCAg gAAGGTGAGGATGCAGTGCATTTCGCTAACAGAGTCAAGGCAGCCATTGCCAGGCAGGGTGGTCTGGTGGACCTGCTGTG GGACGGTGGGTTAAAGCGAGAGAAAGTGAAAGATACCTTCAAAGAGGAGCAACAAAAACTCTACAGCAAAATTTTGGTTGGAGTCCACGAAGACCGCAGTCGCTCTTAA
- the LOC130439774 gene encoding glycerol-3-phosphate acyltransferase 4-like isoform X5, giving the protein MKTLLKVFEWATLRIERGAKEKKHLLYKTNANGIIAKEPTSLEEELKEIRQNGCNRKLKGPTTIIGHTPTSSEYEMSDIFYFFRRGIESIVDDEVTKCFTAEELESWNLLTRSNYNFQHISTRLTVLWGLGVVIRYGFLLPLRLTLAVTGVSLLVFFTTLIGLLPNGRLKCLLSEKVHLMCYRICVRALTAIIMYHHSENKPKNGGICVANHTSPIDVIILASDGCYAMVGQIHGGLMGIIQRSMVKACPHIWFERSEVKDRHLVAKRLSDHVKDKTKLPILIFPEGTCINNTSVMMFKKGSFEIGSTVYPVAIKYDPRFGEAFWNSSKFGMVNYLLRMMSSWAIVCSVWYLPPMTRQEGEDAVHFANRVKAAIARQGGLVDLLWDGGLKREKVKDTFKEEQQKLYSKILVGVHEDRSRS; this is encoded by the exons ATGAAGACGCTTCTTAAGGTGTTTGAG TGGGCCACATTGAGGATAGAAAGAGGAGCTAAGGAAAAGAAGCATCTTTTGTACAAGACTAATGCTAATG GCATCATTGCCAAAGAACCTACCTCGCTGGAAGAAGAGCTCAAAGAGATTCGGCAGAACGGCTGCAATCGAAAGCTGAAGGGGCCCACCACCATCATAGGCCACACCCCTACCTCCTCAGAGTACGAAATGTCAGACATCTTTTACTTTTTCCGGCGAGGGATTGAAAGCATTGTAGATGATGAGGTCACCAAATGTTTTACGGCGGAGGAACTTGAGTCATGGAACCTGTTGACTAGAAGCAACTATAACTTCCAGCACATCAGCACAAGACTGACGGTGCTGTGGGGTCTTGGAGTTGTCATTCGTTATGGCTTTCTTCTGCCTCTCAG GTTAACACTAGCAGTCACAGGAGTCAGCCTGCTGGTATTCTTTACCACCCTGATTGGTCTTTTGCCCAATGGCAG GCTGAAATGTTTACTCAGTGAGAAAGTGCACCTGATGTGTTATCGTATATGTGTGAGAGCGCTGACCGCTATCATCATGTACCATCACAG TGAAAATAAACCCAAGAATGGAGGCATCTGTGTCGCCAACCACACATCACCCATAGATGTCATTATACTAGCCAGTGACGGATGCTATGCAAtg GTTGGTCAAATCCACGGAGGGTTGATGGGGATAATTCAAAGGTCCATGGTAAAAGCTTGTCCACACATCTGGTTTGAACGGTCAGAAGTCAAAGATCGCCACCTGGTGGCTAAAAG GTTGAGCGATCATGTAAAAGACAAAACCAAACTGCCCATCCTAATTTTTCCAGAGG GTACCTGCATTAATAACACATCCGTGATGATGTTTAAGAAAGGAAGCTTTGAAATTGGTTCTACTGTTTACCCAGTTGCCATAAAG tatgacCCAAGGTTTGGCGAGGCGTTCTGGAACAGCAGTAAGTTTGGGATGGTGAATTATCTGCTCCGCATGATGAGCAGCTGGGCGATCGTCTGCAGCGTGTGGTACCTGCCTCCCATGACCCGTCAg gAAGGTGAGGATGCAGTGCATTTCGCTAACAGAGTCAAGGCAGCCATTGCCAGGCAGGGTGGTCTGGTGGACCTGCTGTG GGACGGTGGGTTAAAGCGAGAGAAAGTGAAAGATACCTTCAAAGAGGAGCAACAAAAACTCTACAGCAAAATTTTGGTTGGAGTCCACGAAGACCGCAGTCGCTCTTAA
- the LOC130439774 gene encoding glycerol-3-phosphate acyltransferase 4-like isoform X1 produces MSRVCVLRCETKSVLFQLPKQERLREKWLQFIFQRIPKGYNPRVVLCARHFTDDCFDNLGAFSAGYVKRLSLREGAIPTLFGPFSSTESQPWATLRIERGAKEKKHLLYKTNANGIIAKEPTSLEEELKEIRQNGCNRKLKGPTTIIGHTPTSSEYEMSDIFYFFRRGIESIVDDEVTKCFTAEELESWNLLTRSNYNFQHISTRLTVLWGLGVVIRYGFLLPLRLTLAVTGVSLLVFFTTLIGLLPNGRLKCLLSEKVHLMCYRICVRALTAIIMYHHSENKPKNGGICVANHTSPIDVIILASDGCYAMVGQIHGGLMGIIQRSMVKACPHIWFERSEVKDRHLVAKRLSDHVKDKTKLPILIFPEGTCINNTSVMMFKKGSFEIGSTVYPVAIKYDPRFGEAFWNSSKFGMVNYLLRMMSSWAIVCSVWYLPPMTRQEGEDAVHFANRVKAAIARQGGLVDLLWDGGLKREKVKDTFKEEQQKLYSKILVGVHEDRSRS; encoded by the exons atgtctagagtctgtgttctacgctgtgaaactaagtccgtcttatttcagCTACCTAAgcaagaacgtctgagggaaaaatggttacaattcatttttcaaagaataccGAAGgggtataaccccagggttgtactgtgtgcgcgtcatttcacagatgattgctttgataatcttggcgcgttcagtgcaggatatgtgaaacgactatccttgagagagggggcaataccaactctatttggaccttttAGCTCCACCGAgtcccaacct TGGGCCACATTGAGGATAGAAAGAGGAGCTAAGGAAAAGAAGCATCTTTTGTACAAGACTAATGCTAATG GCATCATTGCCAAAGAACCTACCTCGCTGGAAGAAGAGCTCAAAGAGATTCGGCAGAACGGCTGCAATCGAAAGCTGAAGGGGCCCACCACCATCATAGGCCACACCCCTACCTCCTCAGAGTACGAAATGTCAGACATCTTTTACTTTTTCCGGCGAGGGATTGAAAGCATTGTAGATGATGAGGTCACCAAATGTTTTACGGCGGAGGAACTTGAGTCATGGAACCTGTTGACTAGAAGCAACTATAACTTCCAGCACATCAGCACAAGACTGACGGTGCTGTGGGGTCTTGGAGTTGTCATTCGTTATGGCTTTCTTCTGCCTCTCAG GTTAACACTAGCAGTCACAGGAGTCAGCCTGCTGGTATTCTTTACCACCCTGATTGGTCTTTTGCCCAATGGCAG GCTGAAATGTTTACTCAGTGAGAAAGTGCACCTGATGTGTTATCGTATATGTGTGAGAGCGCTGACCGCTATCATCATGTACCATCACAG TGAAAATAAACCCAAGAATGGAGGCATCTGTGTCGCCAACCACACATCACCCATAGATGTCATTATACTAGCCAGTGACGGATGCTATGCAAtg GTTGGTCAAATCCACGGAGGGTTGATGGGGATAATTCAAAGGTCCATGGTAAAAGCTTGTCCACACATCTGGTTTGAACGGTCAGAAGTCAAAGATCGCCACCTGGTGGCTAAAAG GTTGAGCGATCATGTAAAAGACAAAACCAAACTGCCCATCCTAATTTTTCCAGAGG GTACCTGCATTAATAACACATCCGTGATGATGTTTAAGAAAGGAAGCTTTGAAATTGGTTCTACTGTTTACCCAGTTGCCATAAAG tatgacCCAAGGTTTGGCGAGGCGTTCTGGAACAGCAGTAAGTTTGGGATGGTGAATTATCTGCTCCGCATGATGAGCAGCTGGGCGATCGTCTGCAGCGTGTGGTACCTGCCTCCCATGACCCGTCAg gAAGGTGAGGATGCAGTGCATTTCGCTAACAGAGTCAAGGCAGCCATTGCCAGGCAGGGTGGTCTGGTGGACCTGCTGTG GGACGGTGGGTTAAAGCGAGAGAAAGTGAAAGATACCTTCAAAGAGGAGCAACAAAAACTCTACAGCAAAATTTTGGTTGGAGTCCACGAAGACCGCAGTCGCTCTTAA
- the LOC130439774 gene encoding glycerol-3-phosphate acyltransferase 4-like isoform X2, producing the protein MSRVCVLRCETKSVLFQLPKQERLREKWLQFIFQRIPKGYNPRVVLCARHFTDDCFDNLGAFSAGYVKRLSLREGAIPTLFGPFSSTESQPWATLRIERGAKEKKHLLYKTNANGIIAKEPTSLEEELKEIRQNGCNRKLKGPTTIIGHTPTSSEYEMSDIFYFFRRGIESIVDDEVTKCFTAEELESWNLLTRSNYNFQHISTRLTVLWGLGVVIRYGFLLPLRLKCLLSEKVHLMCYRICVRALTAIIMYHHSENKPKNGGICVANHTSPIDVIILASDGCYAMVGQIHGGLMGIIQRSMVKACPHIWFERSEVKDRHLVAKRLSDHVKDKTKLPILIFPEGTCINNTSVMMFKKGSFEIGSTVYPVAIKYDPRFGEAFWNSSKFGMVNYLLRMMSSWAIVCSVWYLPPMTRQEGEDAVHFANRVKAAIARQGGLVDLLWDGGLKREKVKDTFKEEQQKLYSKILVGVHEDRSRS; encoded by the exons atgtctagagtctgtgttctacgctgtgaaactaagtccgtcttatttcagCTACCTAAgcaagaacgtctgagggaaaaatggttacaattcatttttcaaagaataccGAAGgggtataaccccagggttgtactgtgtgcgcgtcatttcacagatgattgctttgataatcttggcgcgttcagtgcaggatatgtgaaacgactatccttgagagagggggcaataccaactctatttggaccttttAGCTCCACCGAgtcccaacct TGGGCCACATTGAGGATAGAAAGAGGAGCTAAGGAAAAGAAGCATCTTTTGTACAAGACTAATGCTAATG GCATCATTGCCAAAGAACCTACCTCGCTGGAAGAAGAGCTCAAAGAGATTCGGCAGAACGGCTGCAATCGAAAGCTGAAGGGGCCCACCACCATCATAGGCCACACCCCTACCTCCTCAGAGTACGAAATGTCAGACATCTTTTACTTTTTCCGGCGAGGGATTGAAAGCATTGTAGATGATGAGGTCACCAAATGTTTTACGGCGGAGGAACTTGAGTCATGGAACCTGTTGACTAGAAGCAACTATAACTTCCAGCACATCAGCACAAGACTGACGGTGCTGTGGGGTCTTGGAGTTGTCATTCGTTATGGCTTTCTTCTGCCTCTCAG GCTGAAATGTTTACTCAGTGAGAAAGTGCACCTGATGTGTTATCGTATATGTGTGAGAGCGCTGACCGCTATCATCATGTACCATCACAG TGAAAATAAACCCAAGAATGGAGGCATCTGTGTCGCCAACCACACATCACCCATAGATGTCATTATACTAGCCAGTGACGGATGCTATGCAAtg GTTGGTCAAATCCACGGAGGGTTGATGGGGATAATTCAAAGGTCCATGGTAAAAGCTTGTCCACACATCTGGTTTGAACGGTCAGAAGTCAAAGATCGCCACCTGGTGGCTAAAAG GTTGAGCGATCATGTAAAAGACAAAACCAAACTGCCCATCCTAATTTTTCCAGAGG GTACCTGCATTAATAACACATCCGTGATGATGTTTAAGAAAGGAAGCTTTGAAATTGGTTCTACTGTTTACCCAGTTGCCATAAAG tatgacCCAAGGTTTGGCGAGGCGTTCTGGAACAGCAGTAAGTTTGGGATGGTGAATTATCTGCTCCGCATGATGAGCAGCTGGGCGATCGTCTGCAGCGTGTGGTACCTGCCTCCCATGACCCGTCAg gAAGGTGAGGATGCAGTGCATTTCGCTAACAGAGTCAAGGCAGCCATTGCCAGGCAGGGTGGTCTGGTGGACCTGCTGTG GGACGGTGGGTTAAAGCGAGAGAAAGTGAAAGATACCTTCAAAGAGGAGCAACAAAAACTCTACAGCAAAATTTTGGTTGGAGTCCACGAAGACCGCAGTCGCTCTTAA
- the LOC130439774 gene encoding glycerol-3-phosphate acyltransferase 4-like isoform X3 has protein sequence MGPFVSPFNNLLCMLLGISFTVWFKLLLVFIIVPAIFGLSLGIRTLYMKTLLKVFEWATLRIERGAKEKKHLLYKTNANGIIAKEPTSLEEELKEIRQNGCNRKLKGPTTIIGHTPTSSEYEMSDIFYFFRRGIESIVDDEVTKCFTAEELESWNLLTRSNYNFQHISTRLTVLWGLGVVIRYGFLLPLRLTLAVTGVSLLVFFTTLIGLLPNGRLKCLLSEKVHLMCYRICVRALTAIIMYHHSENKPKNGGICVANHTSPIDVIILASDGCYAMVGQIHGGLMGIIQRSMVKACPHIWFERSEVKDRHLVAKRLSDHVKDKTKLPILIFPEGTCINNTSVMMFKKGSFEIGSTVYPVAIKYDPRFGEAFWNSSKFGMVNYLLRMMSSWAIVCSVWYLPPMTRQEGEDAVHFANRVKAAIARQGGLVDLLWDGGLKREKVKDTFKEEQQKLYSKILVGVHEDRSRS, from the exons ATGGGTCCTTTTGTGTCTCCATTTAATAACCTGCTATGCATGCTTCTGGGCATCTCCTTCACTGTCTGGTTCAAGCTGCTCTTGGTTTTCATCATTGTTCCTGCCATTTTTGGCCTGTCCCTTGGCATCCGGACGCTCTACATGAAGACGCTTCTTAAGGTGTTTGAG TGGGCCACATTGAGGATAGAAAGAGGAGCTAAGGAAAAGAAGCATCTTTTGTACAAGACTAATGCTAATG GCATCATTGCCAAAGAACCTACCTCGCTGGAAGAAGAGCTCAAAGAGATTCGGCAGAACGGCTGCAATCGAAAGCTGAAGGGGCCCACCACCATCATAGGCCACACCCCTACCTCCTCAGAGTACGAAATGTCAGACATCTTTTACTTTTTCCGGCGAGGGATTGAAAGCATTGTAGATGATGAGGTCACCAAATGTTTTACGGCGGAGGAACTTGAGTCATGGAACCTGTTGACTAGAAGCAACTATAACTTCCAGCACATCAGCACAAGACTGACGGTGCTGTGGGGTCTTGGAGTTGTCATTCGTTATGGCTTTCTTCTGCCTCTCAG GTTAACACTAGCAGTCACAGGAGTCAGCCTGCTGGTATTCTTTACCACCCTGATTGGTCTTTTGCCCAATGGCAG GCTGAAATGTTTACTCAGTGAGAAAGTGCACCTGATGTGTTATCGTATATGTGTGAGAGCGCTGACCGCTATCATCATGTACCATCACAG TGAAAATAAACCCAAGAATGGAGGCATCTGTGTCGCCAACCACACATCACCCATAGATGTCATTATACTAGCCAGTGACGGATGCTATGCAAtg GTTGGTCAAATCCACGGAGGGTTGATGGGGATAATTCAAAGGTCCATGGTAAAAGCTTGTCCACACATCTGGTTTGAACGGTCAGAAGTCAAAGATCGCCACCTGGTGGCTAAAAG GTTGAGCGATCATGTAAAAGACAAAACCAAACTGCCCATCCTAATTTTTCCAGAGG GTACCTGCATTAATAACACATCCGTGATGATGTTTAAGAAAGGAAGCTTTGAAATTGGTTCTACTGTTTACCCAGTTGCCATAAAG tatgacCCAAGGTTTGGCGAGGCGTTCTGGAACAGCAGTAAGTTTGGGATGGTGAATTATCTGCTCCGCATGATGAGCAGCTGGGCGATCGTCTGCAGCGTGTGGTACCTGCCTCCCATGACCCGTCAg gAAGGTGAGGATGCAGTGCATTTCGCTAACAGAGTCAAGGCAGCCATTGCCAGGCAGGGTGGTCTGGTGGACCTGCTGTG GGACGGTGGGTTAAAGCGAGAGAAAGTGAAAGATACCTTCAAAGAGGAGCAACAAAAACTCTACAGCAAAATTTTGGTTGGAGTCCACGAAGACCGCAGTCGCTCTTAA
- the LOC130439776 gene encoding C2 calcium-dependent domain-containing protein 4C has protein sequence MWIIQRMQEGAESFPLHITHLISKNKEDISAKTSIFNKLHNNVLTPDKIPDFFLPPKLTKTCLVADAKNISQCLSEEIKGLGCGKLLASRPGQRASLNISAAALNKLKPIPYSLKCYESGLFESPNTRRKESLFHSTLTSYTLERMTIIAPKVACRSLLKAASTESDTPSADSTPHSSSPTIRRENFQNECLKPGVPTEHNIRDDRVFPNPDKKPLMPRVPQRAKVIQASLSTKLAPPIQFPLDMLHCQERFHQEHVLPLPQRGRVRLSAFRYSANGCSATVRIRVVSIEGLREHGDLRPLTCSLTLSLNPGKLQRQNSAIIRNCRNPVFNEDFFFTEPEDQEGGLRGLALRLKVLDKASGLGRGVVLGIVIKPLCQLLPL, from the coding sequence ATGTGGATCATTCAGAGAATGCAGGAGGGTGCAGAAAGCTTTCCCTTGCACATTACTCACCTCATTAGCAAGAACAAAGAGGACATTTCTGCAAAGACCAGCATCTTCAATAAACTGCACAACAATGTGCTCACACCTGATAAAATCCCTGACTTTTTCCTGCCTCCCAAGTTGACCAAGACCTGCCTTGTGGCAGACGCCAAAAACATTTCACAGTGTCTGAGTGAAGAAATAAAAGGTCTTGGCTGTGGAAAACTATTAGCATCCAGGCCCGGCCAGCGAGCAAGTTTGAACATATCTGCAGCAGCCTTGAATAAACTTAAACCGATCCCATATTCGCTTAAGTGCTACGAGTCTGGTTTGTTCGAGAGTCCGAACACACGTCGCAAAGAGTCTCTGTTTCATTCAACGCTTACTAGTTATACGCTGGAGAGAATGACCATCATAGCACCAAAAGTTGCGTGCAGATCACTGCTGAAGGCAGCCAGCACTGAGAGTGACACGCCTTCTGCTGACTCCACCCCTCATTCATCATCACCGACAATCAGAAGAGAGAATTtccaaaatgaatgtttaaagccAGGAGTTCCAACCGAGCACAACATCAGAGATGACAGAGTTTTCCCCAATCCAGACAAAAAGCCTCTCATGCCAAGAGTTCCTCAACGCGCTAAGGTCATTCAGGCCTCTCTGTCTACAAAGCTAGCCCCGCCCATTCAGTTCCCACTTGACATGCTACACTGCCAGGAACGCTTCCATCAGGAGCATGTCCTTCCCCTTCCACAGAGAGGTCGTGTACGCCTCTCCGCCTTCCGCTACAGCGCCAACGGGTGCTCTGCTACAGTCCGCATCCGTGTGGTCTCGATAGAAGGCTTGAGAGAGCACGGTGACCTTCGACCTCTGACCTGCAGCTTGACCCTGAGTCTCAATCCCGGCAAACTGCAGCGGCAGAACAGCGCAATCATCAGAAACTGTCGTAACCCCGTGTTCAATGAAGATTTCTTCTTCACAGAGCCTGAGGACCAGGAGGGAGGCCTGAGAGGTTTAGCCCTCAGACTGAAGGTGCTGGATAAGGCCTCGGGTCTGGGGAGAGGTGTGGTATTGGGAATTGTGATAAAACCGCTCTGTCAACTGTTGCCGCTGTAA